The Daucus carota subsp. sativus chromosome 9, DH1 v3.0, whole genome shotgun sequence genome window below encodes:
- the LOC108200745 gene encoding uncharacterized protein LOC108200745 — translation MAAEICSEISSPRISFSYDLNETEESLPAECCHRRSDALLLDFSTDFDFCISVNNFHQDNLSADELFSDGKILPTQIKKVKSITLDSDTHRSKPCTTSRVGLRSGNVNDETKKKRLKEFLFESIEEDKPASKSFWHFKRSTSLNCENNRRNKGLIGSLQVLGRSNSTGSAPNYCEKESHVSRHLSRVISSLNNMPI, via the coding sequence ATGGCAGCTGAGATATGCTCAGAGATTTCAAGTCCAAGAATTTCGTTCTCGTATGATCTCAATGAGACAGAGGAGTCTCTCCCTGCTGAATGCTGCCACCGCAGATCAGATGCACTGCTGCTAGACTTCAGCACTGACTTTGATTTCTGCATTAGTGTTAATAACTTCCACCAAGATAATTTATCAGCTGATGAGCTTTTTTCAGATGGAAAAATTCTTCCTACTCAGATCAAGAAAGTGAAGAGCATTACTCTAGATTCGGATACTCATCGATCAAAGCCTTGTACAACTAGCCGCGTGGGACTGAGAAGCGGGAATGTGAATGATGAGACCAAGAAGAAAAGGCTAAAGGAGTTTTTATTCGAAAGTATTGAGGAAGATAAGCCTGCATCCAAATCTTTTTGGCATTTTAAGCGAAGCACTAGtctaaattgtgaaaataaccGGAGAAATAAAGGACTGATTGGTTCTTTACAGGTTCTTGGTCGGAGCAATTCAACTGGTTCTGCTCCGAATTATTGCGAGAAAGAATCACATGTCTCTAGGCACCTGTCACGTGTCATATCTTCTCTAAATAATATGCCAATTTAG
- the LOC108200759 gene encoding uncharacterized protein LOC108200759 isoform X2 codes for MVSKEEEFVCGRSRVLHNFKLPSLKWGSRKVMRCMRVDEAAAARCRRSSEGRRVNFRFSPGEKVGFGVEAAAEKMMFDFPAAGEKRRREESEMMKPWNLRTRRARLDPDVREGAKLNSNSNSRARMKERDSSARDDKVSVKVKSPWCLRGSGEKRERERARFSVSLSKDEIEEDFVAITGNRVPRRPKKWPRNVRRQLDMLFPGLWLTEVTADLYKVPDLTVTGKDFEPQSGLFV; via the exons ATGGTGAGTAAAGAAGAGGAGTTTGTGTGTGGAAGGTCGAGAGTGTTGCATAATTTCAAGCTGCCGTCGTTGAAGTGGGGGTCTAGGAAGGTAATGAGGTGTATGAGGGTGGATGAGGCGGCGGCGGCGAGGTGTCGCCGGAGTTCTGAAGGCAGGAGAGTCAATTTCAGATTCTCTCCGGGAGAGAAGGTAGGGTTTGGGGTTGAGGCGGCGGCGGAGAAGATGATGTTTGATTTTCCGGCGGCGGGGGAGAAACGGCGGCGGGAGGAGAGTGAGATGATGAAGCCGTGGAATTTGAGGACGAGGAGGGCAAGGTTGGATCCGGATGTGAGGGAGGGTGCGAAATTGAACTCGAACTCAAACTCGAGAGCGAGAATGAAGGAGAGAGATTCTTCGGCGAGAGATGATAAGGTGAGTGTGAAGGTAAAGTCTCCGTGGTGTTTGAGAGGGAGTGGGgagaagagagaaagagagagggcGAGATTTTCGGTTTCGCTTtcgaaagatgagattgaggaGGATTTTGTGGCGATTACGGGGAATCGAGTGCCTCGCAGGCCGAAGAAGTGGCCGAGGAATGTCCGGAGACAATTGGAT ATGCTGTTTCCTGGATTGTGGTTGACTGAAGTGACTGCCGATCTGTACAAAGTTCCTGATCTCACGGTGACTGGGAAG GACTTCGAACCCCAGTCTGGGCTGTTTGTTTAA
- the LOC108200759 gene encoding uncharacterized protein LOC108200759 isoform X3, protein MVSKEEEFVCGRSRVLHNFKLPSLKWGSRKVMRCMRVDEAAAARCRRSSEGRRVNFRFSPGEKVGFGVEAAAEKMMFDFPAAGEKRRREESEMMKPWNLRTRRARLDPDVREGAKLNSNSNSRARMKERDSSARDDKVSVKVKSPWCLRGSGEKRERERARFSVSLSKDEIEEDFVAITGNRVPRRPKKWPRNVRRQLDMLFPGLWLTEVTADLYKVPDLTVTGKLLL, encoded by the exons ATGGTGAGTAAAGAAGAGGAGTTTGTGTGTGGAAGGTCGAGAGTGTTGCATAATTTCAAGCTGCCGTCGTTGAAGTGGGGGTCTAGGAAGGTAATGAGGTGTATGAGGGTGGATGAGGCGGCGGCGGCGAGGTGTCGCCGGAGTTCTGAAGGCAGGAGAGTCAATTTCAGATTCTCTCCGGGAGAGAAGGTAGGGTTTGGGGTTGAGGCGGCGGCGGAGAAGATGATGTTTGATTTTCCGGCGGCGGGGGAGAAACGGCGGCGGGAGGAGAGTGAGATGATGAAGCCGTGGAATTTGAGGACGAGGAGGGCAAGGTTGGATCCGGATGTGAGGGAGGGTGCGAAATTGAACTCGAACTCAAACTCGAGAGCGAGAATGAAGGAGAGAGATTCTTCGGCGAGAGATGATAAGGTGAGTGTGAAGGTAAAGTCTCCGTGGTGTTTGAGAGGGAGTGGGgagaagagagaaagagagagggcGAGATTTTCGGTTTCGCTTtcgaaagatgagattgaggaGGATTTTGTGGCGATTACGGGGAATCGAGTGCCTCGCAGGCCGAAGAAGTGGCCGAGGAATGTCCGGAGACAATTGGAT ATGCTGTTTCCTGGATTGTGGTTGACTGAAGTGACTGCCGATCTGTACAAAGTTCCTGATCTCACGGTGACTGGGAAG TTGCTTTTGTGA
- the LOC108200759 gene encoding uncharacterized protein LOC108200759 isoform X1, translated as MVSKEEEFVCGRSRVLHNFKLPSLKWGSRKVMRCMRVDEAAAARCRRSSEGRRVNFRFSPGEKVGFGVEAAAEKMMFDFPAAGEKRRREESEMMKPWNLRTRRARLDPDVREGAKLNSNSNSRARMKERDSSARDDKVSVKVKSPWCLRGSGEKRERERARFSVSLSKDEIEEDFVAITGNRVPRRPKKWPRNVRRQLDMLFPGLWLTEVTADLYKVPDLTVTGKGMMKTEPPVGKLIEF; from the exons ATGGTGAGTAAAGAAGAGGAGTTTGTGTGTGGAAGGTCGAGAGTGTTGCATAATTTCAAGCTGCCGTCGTTGAAGTGGGGGTCTAGGAAGGTAATGAGGTGTATGAGGGTGGATGAGGCGGCGGCGGCGAGGTGTCGCCGGAGTTCTGAAGGCAGGAGAGTCAATTTCAGATTCTCTCCGGGAGAGAAGGTAGGGTTTGGGGTTGAGGCGGCGGCGGAGAAGATGATGTTTGATTTTCCGGCGGCGGGGGAGAAACGGCGGCGGGAGGAGAGTGAGATGATGAAGCCGTGGAATTTGAGGACGAGGAGGGCAAGGTTGGATCCGGATGTGAGGGAGGGTGCGAAATTGAACTCGAACTCAAACTCGAGAGCGAGAATGAAGGAGAGAGATTCTTCGGCGAGAGATGATAAGGTGAGTGTGAAGGTAAAGTCTCCGTGGTGTTTGAGAGGGAGTGGGgagaagagagaaagagagagggcGAGATTTTCGGTTTCGCTTtcgaaagatgagattgaggaGGATTTTGTGGCGATTACGGGGAATCGAGTGCCTCGCAGGCCGAAGAAGTGGCCGAGGAATGTCCGGAGACAATTGGAT ATGCTGTTTCCTGGATTGTGGTTGACTGAAGTGACTGCCGATCTGTACAAAGTTCCTGATCTCACGGTGACTGGGAAG GGGATGATGAAAACTGAACCACCAGTGGGGAAATTGATCGAATTTTAA
- the LOC108202048 gene encoding uncharacterized protein LOC108202048, whose product MTRKYMNPILRKVPDFLKISVFLAKTVKKPILPRLIAFKNSRKHKKVSLLQHYGYGYVKEYQFSPSRSPLMSYYKRKQYKKRSYKEMCSVLYVYNCLGKFEEDHRADEICDYSMDLNLRALPEKEAMEYAESGGEEEEEEDSVDERAERFIERFYEEIRLQKKEPFLQLGGIN is encoded by the coding sequence atgacgaGAAAATATATGAATCCTATTTTGCGAAAAGTCCCAGATTTTCTAAAAATCTCGGTTTTCCTAGCGAAAACCGTGAAAAAACCGATTCTTCCGAGGCTTATTGCTTTCAAGAATTCGAGAAAACACAAGAAAGTGAGTCTGCTTCAGCATTATGGCTATGGATACGTTAAGGAGTACCAATTCTCTCCGTCTCGCTCACCGCTTATGAGTTATTACAAGAGAAAGCAGTACAAGAAGAGGAGTTACAAAGAAATGTGTTCTGTTTTGTACGTGTACAATTGTTTAGGGAAGTTTGAAGAGGATCACAGGGCTGATGAAATTTGTGATTACTCGATGGATTTAAATTTGAGGGCTTTGCCTGAGAAAGAAGCGATGGAATACGCAGAATCGGGCGGCgaagaggaggaggaggaggattcTGTTGATGAGAGGGCTGAGAGATTCATTGAGAGATTTTATGAAGAAATAAGATTGCAGAAGAAAGAACCGTTTTTGCAGCTTGGTGGGATTAATTAA